In Acipenser ruthenus chromosome 58, fAciRut3.2 maternal haplotype, whole genome shotgun sequence, a genomic segment contains:
- the LOC117962850 gene encoding zinc finger protein 583-like: protein MEPVHIKEESHILESVHMKEESPVLESVHIKEESPVLESVHIKEESPVLESVHIKEELPELDPVHVEEEGNPFKTSSLQGSLSCTECGKSFSQLQNLKRHQRIHTGEKRYVCADCGKSFSQLGNLKRHQRIHTGEKPYVCSDCGKSFSQSHTLKIHQQIHTGVKLHICAVCGKSFSQLQNLKLHQRIHTGEKRHVCADCGRSFSQSGTLKIHQGIHTGVKLHICADCGKSFSQLQNLKLHQRIHTGEKPYVCVDCGKSFSQSGTLKIHQRIHTGEKPYPCSRCGKSFSRLVRLKRHQLIHTGEKPYHCKDCGTSFSDPGNLKRHQQIHTGEKPHVCADCGKRFSDPGNLKKHQKIHTGEKPHHCNDCGKSFSRINQFKIHQRFHTGEKPYHCSDCGKSFNASSSLKRHKCKL, encoded by the coding sequence atggagcctgtccatattaaagaggagagtcacatactagaatcagtccatatgaAAGAAGAGAGCCCTGTACttgaatcagtccatattaaagaggagagtcctgtactagaatcagtccatattaaagaggagagtcctgtcctagaatcagtccatattaaagaggagcttCCTGAACTAGACCCTGTCCATGTTGAAGAGGAGGGTAACccttttaaaacaagcagcttgcagggctctctgtcctgtacagaatgtggaaagagtttcagtcagttacaaaacctgaaacgtcaccagcgaatccacactggagagaaacgatatgtctgtgctgactgtgggaagagtttcagtcagttaggaaacttgaaaagacaccagagaattcacactggagagaaaccatatgtctgttctgactgtgggaagagtttcagtcagtctcACACTTTGAAAATacaccagcaaatccacactgGCGTGAAACTACACATCTGTGCtgtctgtgggaagagtttcagtcagttacaaaacctgaaacttcaccagcgaatccacactggagagaaacgacatgtctgtgctgactgtgggaggagtttcagtcAGTCTGGCACTTTGAAAATACACCAGGGAATCCACACTGGTGTGAAACTACacatctgtgctgactgtgggaagagtttcagtcagttacaaaacctgaaacttcaccagcgaatccacactggagagaaaccatatgtctgtgtggactgtgggaagagtttcagtcagtctggCACTTTGAAAATACACCAGCgtatccacactggagagaaaccgtatccaTGTAGTAGATGTGGGAAAAGTTTCAGTCGGTTAGTACGCCTTAAAAGACACCagttaattcacacaggagagaagccatatcactgtaagGACTGTGGGACGAGTTTCAGTGATCCAGGCAActtgaaaagacaccagcaaatccacacaggagagaaaccgcatgTCTGTGcggactgtgggaagagattcagtgaTCCAGGCAACTTGAAAAAACACCAGAAAATTCACAccggagagaaacctcatcactgtaatgactgtgggaagagtttcagccggataaaccaatttaaaatacaccagcgattccacacaggagagaaaccttaccaCTGCAGTGACTGTGGGAAGTCTTTTAATGCTTCCAGTTctcttaaaagacacaaatgcaaGCTGTGA
- the LOC117967255 gene encoding zinc finger protein 436-like isoform X1, whose translation MSVTRALLAHPALPKHRLGDDEACELASSQYLRGGLAPSTGRRENSRERFVIHFNGRERKSFQKTKLDYPCEREELKMEPVHIKEEGPALESVHIKEESPALESVHIKEESPALESVHIKEESPVLESVHIKEESPALESVHIKEESSALESIHIKEESPVLESVHIKEESPVLESVHIKEESPVLESVHIKEESPALESVHIKEESPVLESVHIKEESPALESVHIKEESPVLESVHIKEESPVLESVHIKEESPELESVHIKRVILNSKPLSSLQGFLHCTGCGESFNPEGNLETSPGKTLRRCAGCVKTFRESGILNGQQQTGTGKTPYNCHECGADFRHHSTVKHHLRVLKVQLGYPCERQDSEIEPVHIKEELPELDPVHVEEEGNHFKTSSLQETLSCTECGKSFSQLQNLRRHQRFHTGEKRHVCADCRKSFSRSDHLKTHQRIHTGGKPYVCADCGKSFSQSSHLKTHQRIHTGDKPYLCSKCGKSFRWLQNLKFHQRLHTGEKPYVCVYCGKSFTMSGHLKTHQRIHTGENLYLCADCGKSFSQSSHLKSHQRIHTGEQPYLCSKCGKSFRQLQNLKFHQRLHTGEKPYVCVYCGKSFSQSGNLKIHERFHTGKNPYQCTHCGKSFNASGSLKRHKCKL comes from the exons ATGTCAGTGACCAGAGCCCTCCTTGCACACCCTGCACTGCCGAAGCACCGCCTTGGAGACGATGAGGCTTGCGAATTGGCGAG CAGCCAGTACCTGCGTGGAGGCCTGGCGCCATCTACTGGGAGACGTGAGAATAGCAGGGAGAGGTTtgtcattcatttcaatgggagaGAACG GAAAtcttttcagaaaacaaaactgGATTATCCTTGTGAAAGAGAAGAATTAAAgatggagcctgtccatattaaagaggagggTCCTGCACtggaatcagtccatattaaagaggagagtcctgcactagaatcagtccatattaaagaggagagtcctgcactggaatcagtccatattaaagaggagagtcctgtactagaatcagtccatattaaagaggagagtcctgcactagaatcagtccatattaaagaggagagttcTGCACTAGAATCaatccatattaaagaggagagtcctgtactagaatcagtccatattaaagaggagagtcctgtactagaatcagtccatattaaagaggagagtcctgtactagaatcagtccatattaaagaggagagtcctgcactagaatcagtccatattaaagaggagagtcctgtactagaatcagtccatattaaagaggagagtcctgcactagaatcagtccatattaaagaggagagtcctgtactggaatcagtccatattaaagaggagagtcctgtattagaatcagtccatattaaagaggagagtcctgaactagaatcagtccatattaaaaggGTTATTCTCAATTCTAAACCCTTAAGCAGCTTGCAGGGCTTTCTTCACTGTACTGGATGTGGGGAGAGTTTTAATCCTGAAGGAAACCTTGAAACATCTCCTGGAAAGACTCTGCGTCGCTGTGCTGGATGTGTGAAGACTTTCAGGGAGTCAGGAATCCTGAACGGACAGCAGCAAACAGGcactggaaagactccatataacTGTCATGAATGTGGGGCGGATTTCAGACACCACAGCACCGTGAAACACCACCTGCGAGTTCTGAAGGTACAGCTGGGTTATCCTTGTGAAAGGCAGGATTCAGAGatagagcctgtccacattaaagaggagcttCCTGAACTAGACCCTGTCCATGTTGAAGAGGAGggtaaccattttaaaacaagcagcttgCAGGAGACTCTGTCCTGTAcagaatgtggaaagagtttcagtcagttacaaaATCTGAGACGTCACCAGCGattccacactggagagaaacgacatgtctgtgctgactgtaggaagagtttcagtcgttcAGACCATTTGAaaacacaccagagaattcacacaggaggtaaaccatatgtctgtgctgactgtgggaaaagtttcagtcagtcaagccATTTGAaaacacaccagagaattcacacaggagataaaccGTATCTGTGTAgtaaatgtgggaagagtttcagatggTTACAAAACTTGAAATTTCACCAACGACTCcatactggagagaaaccatatgtctgtgtttactgtgggaagagtttcacgaTGTCTGGCCATTTGAAAACACatcagagaattcacacaggagagaatctGTAtctctgtgctgactgtgggaaaagtttcagtCAGTCCAGCCATTTGAAAAgtcaccagagaattcacacaggagagcaaCCGTATCTGTGTAgtaaatgtgggaagagtttcagacagttacAAAACTTGAAATTTCACCAACGACTCcatactggagagaaaccatatgtctgtgtttactgtgggaagagtttcagtcagtcaggcaaCTTGAAAATCCACGAGCGATTCCACACAGGAAAGAATCCTTATCAGTGCACTCACTGTGGGAAGTCTTTCAATGCTTCCGGTTctcttaaaagacacaaatgcaagttgtga
- the LOC117967255 gene encoding gastrula zinc finger protein XlCGF57.1-like isoform X2, with translation MIWGLTYRSGQRKSFQKTKLDYPCEREELKMEPVHIKEEGPALESVHIKEESPALESVHIKEESPALESVHIKEESPVLESVHIKEESPALESVHIKEESSALESIHIKEESPVLESVHIKEESPVLESVHIKEESPVLESVHIKEESPALESVHIKEESPVLESVHIKEESPALESVHIKEESPVLESVHIKEESPVLESVHIKEESPELESVHIKRVILNSKPLSSLQGFLHCTGCGESFNPEGNLETSPGKTLRRCAGCVKTFRESGILNGQQQTGTGKTPYNCHECGADFRHHSTVKHHLRVLKVQLGYPCERQDSEIEPVHIKEELPELDPVHVEEEGNHFKTSSLQETLSCTECGKSFSQLQNLRRHQRFHTGEKRHVCADCRKSFSRSDHLKTHQRIHTGGKPYVCADCGKSFSQSSHLKTHQRIHTGDKPYLCSKCGKSFRWLQNLKFHQRLHTGEKPYVCVYCGKSFTMSGHLKTHQRIHTGENLYLCADCGKSFSQSSHLKSHQRIHTGEQPYLCSKCGKSFRQLQNLKFHQRLHTGEKPYVCVYCGKSFSQSGNLKIHERFHTGKNPYQCTHCGKSFNASGSLKRHKCKL, from the exons ATGATATGGGGACTAACCTACAGATCCGGACAAAG GAAAtcttttcagaaaacaaaactgGATTATCCTTGTGAAAGAGAAGAATTAAAgatggagcctgtccatattaaagaggagggTCCTGCACtggaatcagtccatattaaagaggagagtcctgcactagaatcagtccatattaaagaggagagtcctgcactggaatcagtccatattaaagaggagagtcctgtactagaatcagtccatattaaagaggagagtcctgcactagaatcagtccatattaaagaggagagttcTGCACTAGAATCaatccatattaaagaggagagtcctgtactagaatcagtccatattaaagaggagagtcctgtactagaatcagtccatattaaagaggagagtcctgtactagaatcagtccatattaaagaggagagtcctgcactagaatcagtccatattaaagaggagagtcctgtactagaatcagtccatattaaagaggagagtcctgcactagaatcagtccatattaaagaggagagtcctgtactggaatcagtccatattaaagaggagagtcctgtattagaatcagtccatattaaagaggagagtcctgaactagaatcagtccatattaaaaggGTTATTCTCAATTCTAAACCCTTAAGCAGCTTGCAGGGCTTTCTTCACTGTACTGGATGTGGGGAGAGTTTTAATCCTGAAGGAAACCTTGAAACATCTCCTGGAAAGACTCTGCGTCGCTGTGCTGGATGTGTGAAGACTTTCAGGGAGTCAGGAATCCTGAACGGACAGCAGCAAACAGGcactggaaagactccatataacTGTCATGAATGTGGGGCGGATTTCAGACACCACAGCACCGTGAAACACCACCTGCGAGTTCTGAAGGTACAGCTGGGTTATCCTTGTGAAAGGCAGGATTCAGAGatagagcctgtccacattaaagaggagcttCCTGAACTAGACCCTGTCCATGTTGAAGAGGAGggtaaccattttaaaacaagcagcttgCAGGAGACTCTGTCCTGTAcagaatgtggaaagagtttcagtcagttacaaaATCTGAGACGTCACCAGCGattccacactggagagaaacgacatgtctgtgctgactgtaggaagagtttcagtcgttcAGACCATTTGAaaacacaccagagaattcacacaggaggtaaaccatatgtctgtgctgactgtgggaaaagtttcagtcagtcaagccATTTGAaaacacaccagagaattcacacaggagataaaccGTATCTGTGTAgtaaatgtgggaagagtttcagatggTTACAAAACTTGAAATTTCACCAACGACTCcatactggagagaaaccatatgtctgtgtttactgtgggaagagtttcacgaTGTCTGGCCATTTGAAAACACatcagagaattcacacaggagagaatctGTAtctctgtgctgactgtgggaaaagtttcagtCAGTCCAGCCATTTGAAAAgtcaccagagaattcacacaggagagcaaCCGTATCTGTGTAgtaaatgtgggaagagtttcagacagttacAAAACTTGAAATTTCACCAACGACTCcatactggagagaaaccatatgtctgtgtttactgtgggaagagtttcagtcagtcaggcaaCTTGAAAATCCACGAGCGATTCCACACAGGAAAGAATCCTTATCAGTGCACTCACTGTGGGAAGTCTTTCAATGCTTCCGGTTctcttaaaagacacaaatgcaagttgtga
- the LOC117967255 gene encoding gastrula zinc finger protein XlCGF57.1-like isoform X3 — MEPVHIKEEGPALESVHIKEESPALESVHIKEESPALESVHIKEESPVLESVHIKEESPALESVHIKEESSALESIHIKEESPVLESVHIKEESPVLESVHIKEESPVLESVHIKEESPALESVHIKEESPVLESVHIKEESPALESVHIKEESPVLESVHIKEESPVLESVHIKEESPELESVHIKRVILNSKPLSSLQGFLHCTGCGESFNPEGNLETSPGKTLRRCAGCVKTFRESGILNGQQQTGTGKTPYNCHECGADFRHHSTVKHHLRVLKVQLGYPCERQDSEIEPVHIKEELPELDPVHVEEEGNHFKTSSLQETLSCTECGKSFSQLQNLRRHQRFHTGEKRHVCADCRKSFSRSDHLKTHQRIHTGGKPYVCADCGKSFSQSSHLKTHQRIHTGDKPYLCSKCGKSFRWLQNLKFHQRLHTGEKPYVCVYCGKSFTMSGHLKTHQRIHTGENLYLCADCGKSFSQSSHLKSHQRIHTGEQPYLCSKCGKSFRQLQNLKFHQRLHTGEKPYVCVYCGKSFSQSGNLKIHERFHTGKNPYQCTHCGKSFNASGSLKRHKCKL; from the coding sequence atggagcctgtccatattaaagaggagggTCCTGCACtggaatcagtccatattaaagaggagagtcctgcactagaatcagtccatattaaagaggagagtcctgcactggaatcagtccatattaaagaggagagtcctgtactagaatcagtccatattaaagaggagagtcctgcactagaatcagtccatattaaagaggagagttcTGCACTAGAATCaatccatattaaagaggagagtcctgtactagaatcagtccatattaaagaggagagtcctgtactagaatcagtccatattaaagaggagagtcctgtactagaatcagtccatattaaagaggagagtcctgcactagaatcagtccatattaaagaggagagtcctgtactagaatcagtccatattaaagaggagagtcctgcactagaatcagtccatattaaagaggagagtcctgtactggaatcagtccatattaaagaggagagtcctgtattagaatcagtccatattaaagaggagagtcctgaactagaatcagtccatattaaaaggGTTATTCTCAATTCTAAACCCTTAAGCAGCTTGCAGGGCTTTCTTCACTGTACTGGATGTGGGGAGAGTTTTAATCCTGAAGGAAACCTTGAAACATCTCCTGGAAAGACTCTGCGTCGCTGTGCTGGATGTGTGAAGACTTTCAGGGAGTCAGGAATCCTGAACGGACAGCAGCAAACAGGcactggaaagactccatataacTGTCATGAATGTGGGGCGGATTTCAGACACCACAGCACCGTGAAACACCACCTGCGAGTTCTGAAGGTACAGCTGGGTTATCCTTGTGAAAGGCAGGATTCAGAGatagagcctgtccacattaaagaggagcttCCTGAACTAGACCCTGTCCATGTTGAAGAGGAGggtaaccattttaaaacaagcagcttgCAGGAGACTCTGTCCTGTAcagaatgtggaaagagtttcagtcagttacaaaATCTGAGACGTCACCAGCGattccacactggagagaaacgacatgtctgtgctgactgtaggaagagtttcagtcgttcAGACCATTTGAaaacacaccagagaattcacacaggaggtaaaccatatgtctgtgctgactgtgggaaaagtttcagtcagtcaagccATTTGAaaacacaccagagaattcacacaggagataaaccGTATCTGTGTAgtaaatgtgggaagagtttcagatggTTACAAAACTTGAAATTTCACCAACGACTCcatactggagagaaaccatatgtctgtgtttactgtgggaagagtttcacgaTGTCTGGCCATTTGAAAACACatcagagaattcacacaggagagaatctGTAtctctgtgctgactgtgggaaaagtttcagtCAGTCCAGCCATTTGAAAAgtcaccagagaattcacacaggagagcaaCCGTATCTGTGTAgtaaatgtgggaagagtttcagacagttacAAAACTTGAAATTTCACCAACGACTCcatactggagagaaaccatatgtctgtgtttactgtgggaagagtttcagtcagtcaggcaaCTTGAAAATCCACGAGCGATTCCACACAGGAAAGAATCCTTATCAGTGCACTCACTGTGGGAAGTCTTTCAATGCTTCCGGTTctcttaaaagacacaaatgcaagttgtga
- the LOC117971058 gene encoding zinc finger protein OZF-like, which produces MEPVHIKEESPVLESVHIKRVILNSKPLSSLQGSLPCPGCGESFNPEGNLETSPGKTLHRCAGCVKTFRESGILNGQQQTSTGKTPYNCHECGADFRHHSTVKHHLRVLKVQLGYPCERQDSEMEPVHIKEELPDLDPVHVEEEGNHFKTSSLQGSLSCTECGESFSQSQNLKLHQQIHTGEKQHVCADCGKSFRHLQNLKRHQRIHTGEKPYLCVDCGKSFKHLHNLKLHQRIHTGEKPHVCADCGKSFRQSNNLKIHQQIHTGVKPHVCGDCGKSFNRVDYLKAHQRIHTGEKQNVCAECGKSFSQLQNLQLHQRIHTGEKPNVCADCGKSFNQSGNLKRHQRIHTGEKPHSCNKCGKSFSQLANLKDHQLIHTGEKPHHCNDCGKSFRHLTNLNVHQRTHTGEKPIVCADCGKSFRQSGEFKLHQRIHTGEKPHTCNECGKSFSQSSNLKMHQRFHTGEKPYNCNNCVKSFTRIDQFKMHQRSHTGEKPYHCSHCGKCFTASSSLKRHKCKL; this is translated from the coding sequence atggagcctgtccatattaaagaggagagtcctgtactagaatcagtccatattaaaaggGTTATTCTCAATTCTAAACCCTTAAGCAGCTTGCAGGGCTCTCTTCCCTGTCCGGGATGTGGGGAGAGTTTTAATCCTGAAGGAAACCTTGAAACATCTCCTGGAAAGACTCTGCATCGCTGTGCTGGATGTGTGAAGACTTTCAGGGAGTCAGGAATCCTGAACGGACAGCAGCAAACAAGcactggaaagactccatataacTGTCATGAATGCGGGGCAGATTTCAGACACCACAGCACCGTGAAACACCACCTGCGAGTTCTGAAGGTACAGCTGGGTTATCCTTGTGAAAGGCAGGATTCAGAgatggagcctgtccatattaaagaggagcttCCTGACCTAGACCCTGTCCATGTTGAAGAGGAGggtaaccattttaaaacaagcagcttgcagggctctctgtcctgtacagaatgtggagagagtttcagtcagtcacaaaacctgaaacttcaccagcaaatccacactggagagaaacaacatgtctgtgctgattgtgggaagagttttagacatttacaaaatctgaaacgtcaccagcgaatccacactggagagaaaccatatctctgtgttgactgtgggaagagtttcaaacaTTTACAtaacctgaaacttcaccagcgaatccacactggagagaaaccacatgtctgtgctgattgtgggaagagtttcagacagtcaaaCAACTTAAAAATCCACCAGCAGATCCACACAGGTGTGAAACCACATGTCTGtggtgactgtgggaagagtttcaatcgtGTAGACTATTTGAAAGcgcaccagcgaatccacactggagagaaacaaaATGTCTgtgctgagtgtgggaagagtttcagtcagttacaaaacctgcaacttcaccagcgaatccacactggagagaaaccaaatgtctgtgctgactgtgggaagagtttcaatcagtcaggcaacttgaaaagacaccagcgaattcacactggagagaagccacatTCATGTAATAAATGTGGGaaaagtttcagtcagttagCAAATCTGAAAGACCACCAattaattcacacaggagagaagccacatcactgtaacgactgtgggaagagtttcagacactTAACAAACCTGAACGTCCACCAGCGaacccacacaggagagaaaccaatTGTCTGTgcggactgtgggaagagtttcagacagtcaggTGAGTTcaaacttcaccagcgaatccacactggagagaaaccacatacctgtaatgaatgtggaaagagtttcagtcagtcaagcaacttgaaaatgcaccagcgatttcacacaggagaaaaaccatATAACTGTAATAACTGTGTTAAGAGTTTCACCCGGATAGACCAATTTAAAATGCACCAGCgaagtcacacaggagagaaaccttatcactgttctCACTGTGGGAAGTGTTTTACTGCTTCCAGTTctcttaaaagacacaaatgcaagttgtga